One part of the Arabidopsis thaliana chromosome 4, partial sequence genome encodes these proteins:
- the CRK38 gene encoding cysteine-rich RLK (RECEPTOR-like protein kinase) 38, translating to MIMKNSAAIFLTSSLILLLQTLHGVKAGFICVGSSFPTNSSYQKNRDSLFSTLSDKVTTNGGFYNASLDGVHVVGLCRRDYDRQGCINCVEESIRQIKTSCSNRVQSFHCNSDDRERVSCLVRTTDQSTYRILELGPATNDPSPVAIDTFAKNMTLFRQEWEAMVDRTLEAVTIDNSTTVLKYYGALKSEFSEFPNVYMMMQCTPDINSGACKRCLQASVTYFRDQNWGRQGGGICRPSCVFRWEFYPFYGAFANVTRVPAPPRALIPRTEAISITRLKGGIIAIFVVPIVINLLVFIGLIRAYTRIRKSYNGINEAQYDYGGQSKLRFDFRMILTATDDFSFENKIGQGGFGSVYKGKLPGGEEIAVKRLTRGSGQGEIEFRNEVLLLTRLQHRNLVKLLGFCNEGDEEILVYEFVPNSSLDHFIFDEEKRLLLTWDMRARIIEGVARGLVYLHEDSQLRIIHRDLKASNILLDAYMNPKVADFGMARLFNMDQTRAVTRKVVGTFGYMAPEYVRNRTFSVKTDVYSFGVVLLEMITGRSNKNYFEALGLPAYAWKCWVAGEAASIIDHVLSRSRSNEIMRFIHIGLLCVQENVSKRPTMSLVIQWLGSETIAIPLPTVAGFTNASYQAEHEAGTLSLNELSITELSPR from the exons ATGATAATGAAGAACTCTGCTGCGATCTTCCTTACTTCTTCCCttattcttctccttcaaacCCTCCACGGAGTTAAAGCCGGTTTCATCTGCGTCGGAAGCTCCTTCCCCACCAACAGTAGCTACCAAAAAAACCGtgactctctcttctctactCTTTCTGATAAAGTCACCACAAACGGTGGATTCTACAATGCTTCACTCGATGGAGTTCACGTTGTTGGCCTCTGTAGAAGAGACTACGATCGGCAAGGTTGTATCAACTGCGTAGAAGAATCCATTCGACAGATTAAAACAAGTTGTTCTAATCGTGTTCAGTCGTTCCATTGCAATAGTGACGATAGAGAACGTGTTTCTTGTCTTGTACGTACCACGGATCAATCAACTTATCGGATACTCGAGCTTGGACCAGCTACGAATGACCCGAGTCCTGTTGCTATCGACACATTCGCAAAGAACATGACCCTTTTCCGCCAAGAATGGGAAGCAATGGTTGACCGGACGCTCGAGGCTGTAACCATTGACAATTCCACAACGGTTCTCAAGTATTACGGTGCTCTCAAATCAGAGTTCAGTGAGTTTccaaatgtatatatgatgatgCAATGCACACCCGACATAAATTCAGGCGCGTGCAAGAGATGTTTGCAAGCGTCCGTTACATATTTTAGAGACCAGAATTGGGGCAGACAAGGAGGCGGGATTTGTCGACCGAGCTGTGTTTTCAGGTGGGAGTTTTATCCCTTTTACGGCGCTTTTGCTAATGTAACAAGAGTTCCAGCGCCTCCTCGAGCTTTGATTCCTCGAACAGAAGCAATCTCCATCACTCGCTTGAAAG GAGGAATTATCGCAATATTTGTGGTTCCTATCGTCATTAATCTTCTCGTCTTTATCGGTCTGATCAGAGCATATACTCGAATAAGAAAATCGTACAACGGAATCAATG AGGCGCAATATGATTATGGTGGTCAGTCTAAGCTACGGTTCGATTTTCGCATGATCCTAACGGCAACCGATGATTTTTCCTTTGAAAATAAGATTGGCCAAGGTGGATTTGGATCTGTCTACAAG GGGAAATTACCGGGAGGGGAAGAGATAGCGGTAAAAAGATTAACAAGAGGCTCAGGACAAGGAGAGATAGAGTTTAGAAACGAGGTCTTACTCTTGACAAGACTCCAACATAGGAATCTAGTTAAGCTTCTTGGATTTTGTAATGAAGGCGATGAAGAGATTCTTGTTTACGAGTTTGTCCCCAATTCAAGCCTCGACCACTTCATATTTG ATGAAGAGAAGCGTTTGCTTCTAACGTGGGACATGAGAGCCAGAATTATAGAAGGCGTTGCGCGAGGTCTTGTTTATTTACACGAAGATTCTCAGCTGAGGATAATTCACCGAGACTTGAAAGCAAGCAATATCCTTTTAGATGCATATATGAACCCTAAAGTTGCAGACTTTGGGATGGCGAGGTTGTTCAACATGGACCAGACTCGAGCAGTGACAAGAAAAGTAGTTGGAACCTT tGGCTATATGGCTCCCGAGTACGTTAGGAACAGAACATTTTCAGTCAAGACAGACGTTTACAGCTTCGGAGTCGTGCTTCTCGAGATGATAACCGGTCGAAGTAACAAGAACTATTTCGAAGCCCTCGGGCTCCCTGCATAT GCATGGAAGTGTTGGGTTGCGGGCGAGGCAGCGAGTATCATCGATCATGTCCTCAGTAGGAGCCGAAGCAACGAAATCATGAGATTCATCCACATTGGTTTGTTGTGTGTTCAAGAGAATGTTTCAAAAAGACCAACCATGAGTTTGGTTATTCAATGGCTTGGAAGTGAGACTATCGCCATTCCTTTACCTACAGTTGCTGGTTTTACGAATGCATCGTATCAAGCTGAACATGAAGCTGGTACATTATCACTAAATGAGCTTTCAATCACCGAGTTAAGTCCTCGTTGA
- the CRK37 gene encoding cysteine-rich RLK (RECEPTOR-like protein kinase) 37 (cysteine-rich RLK (RECEPTOR-like protein kinase) 37 (CRK37); FUNCTIONS IN: kinase activity; INVOLVED IN: protein amino acid phosphorylation; LOCATED IN: endomembrane system; EXPRESSED IN: 20 plant structures; EXPRESSED DURING: 12 growth stages; CONTAINS InterPro DOMAIN/s: Protein kinase, ATP binding site (InterPro:IPR017441), Protein kinase, catalytic domain (InterPro:IPR000719), Protein of unknown function DUF26 (InterPro:IPR002902), Serine/threonine-protein kinase-like domain (InterPro:IPR017442), Protein kinase-like domain (InterPro:IPR011009), Serine/threonine-protein kinase, active site (InterPro:IPR008271); BEST Arabidopsis thaliana protein match is: cysteine-rich RLK (RECEPTOR-like protein kinase) 39 (TAIR:AT4G04540.1); Has 124275 Blast hits to 122767 proteins in 4611 species: Archae - 108; Bacteria - 13946; Metazoa - 45736; Fungi - 10814; Plants - 34713; Viruses - 456; Other Eukaryotes - 18502 (source: NCBI BLink).): MGKSCVVTSSFSLLLLFLQTLKYVHAGFICYGDFFNVNYGVSRTYLFSSLPSNVVSNGGFYNASFGRDSKNNRVHVVALCRRGYEKQACKTCLEHVIEDTKSKCPRQKESFSWVTDEFDDVSCSLRYTNHSTLGKLELLPNTINPNPNSIDSKFNNMAMFSQEWIAMVNRTLEAASTAENSSVLKYYSATRTEFTQISDVYALMQCVPDLSPGNCKRCLRECVNDFQKQFWGRQGGGVSRPSCYFRWDLYPYYRAFDNVVRVPAPPPQASSTIIDYGRDEKSFQGSNIAIIVVPSVINLIIFVVLIFSWKRKQSHTIINDVFDSNNGQSMLRFDLRMIVTATNNFSLENKLGQGGFGSVYKGILPSGQEIAVKRLRKGSGQGGMEFKNEVLLLTRLQHRNLVKLLGFCNEKDEEILVYEFVPNSSLDHFIFDEEKRRVLTWDVRYTIIEGVARGLLYLHEDSQLRIIHRDLKASNILLDAEMNPKVADFGMARLFDMDETRGQTSRVVGTYGYMAPEYATYGQFSTKSDVYSFGVMLLEMISGKSNKKLEKEEEEEEEELPAFVWKRWIEGRFAEIIDPLAAPSNNISINEVMKLIHIGLLCVQEDISKRPSINSILFWLERHATITMPVPTPVAYLTRPSLSLGH, translated from the exons ATGGGAAAGAGTTGTGTTGTGACTAGTTCCTTCtcgcttctccttctcttccttcaaaccctaaaatatgTTCATGCCGGTTTCATTTGCTACGGCGACTTTTTCAATGTTAACTACGGCGTCAGTCGAAcgtatctcttctcttctcttccttctaaCGTCGTTTCTAACGGCGGTTTCTACAACGCATCGTTTGGCAGAGATTCCAAAAACAACAGAGTCCACGTTGTTGCCTTATGCAGACGAGGCTACGAGAAGCAAGCTTGTAAGACATGTCTCGAACATGTGATTGAAGACACAAAATCCAAGTGTCCTCGCCAAAAAGAGTCTTTCTCGTGGGTCACTGATGAATTCGACGACGTTTCTTGCTCTCTACGTTACACCAACCACTCAACTCTTGGCAAACTCGAGCTCTTACCAAATACTattaaccctaaccctaacagTATAGATTCCAAATTCAACAACATGGCCATGTTCAGCCAAGAATGGATTGCAATGGTTAACCGGACACTCGAGGCTGCTTCCACCGCTGAGAATTCCTCAGTCCTTAAGTACTACAGCGCAACAAGAACAGAGTTCACACAAATTTCAGATGTTTACGCGTTGATGCAGTGCGTGCCTGATCTATCGCCAGGCAACTGCAAGAGATGTCTTAGAGAGTGTGTGAATGACTTTCAGAAGCAGTTTTGGGGAAGACAAGGAGGTGGGGTTAGTCGGCCTAGCTGTTATTTCCGGTGGGATCTTTATCCGTACTACAGAGCTTTTGACAATGTTGTAAGAGTTcctgctcctcctcctcaagCTTCTTCTACTATTATCGATTACGGGAGAGACGAGAAAAGTTTTCAAGGAAGCAACATAGCAATTATTGTGGTCCCTTCAGTCATCAATCTCATCATATTTGTGGTTCTAATATTCTCTTGGAAGAGAAAGCAGTCACACACCATAATCAATG AtgtttttgattcaaataatgGTCAATCTATGTTACGTTTTGATCTTCGAATGATTGTAACTGCAACCAATAACTTCTCTCTTGAAAATAAGCTTGGCCAAGGTGGATTTGGATCTGTCTACAAG GGAATATTACCAAGCGGGCAAGAGATAGCGGTAAAGAGATTAAGAAAAGGTTCAGGACAAGGAGGTATGGAGTTCAAGAACGAGGTCTTACTCTTGACAAGACTCCAACATAGGAATCTGGTTAAGCTTCTTGGGTTTTgtaatgaaaaagatgaagagattCTTGTCTACGAGTTTGTCCCCAATTCAAGCCTTGACCACTTCATATTCG ATGAAGAAAAACGCCGAGTTCTGACATGGGATGTGAGGTATACAATCATAGAAGGAGTTGCAAGAGGGCTTCTTTATCTCCATGAAGATTCTCAGTTGAGGATTATACACAGAGATTTGAAGGCAAGCAATATCCTTTTAGACGCGGAGATGAACCCTAAGGTTGCAGATTTTGGGATGGCAAGGCTGTTCGATATGGACGAGACTCGAGGACAGACAAGCAGAGTAGTTGGAACATA TGGATATATGGCTCCAGAATACGCGACATACGGACAATTCTCGACAAAATCTGATGTTTATAGCTTTGGTGTCATGCTTCTAGAGATGATAAGTGgtaaaagcaacaaaaagttggaaaaagaagaagaggaagaagaagaagagcttccaGCTTTT GTGTGGAAGAGGTGGATTGAAGGAAGATTTGCAGAGATCATTGATCCTTTGGCTGCTCCGAGTAACAATATCTCAATAAACGAAGTAATGAAGCTCATTCACATAGGTTTGTTGTGTGTTCAAGAGGATATTTCCAAAAGACCTAGCATTAATTCAATCCTCTTTTGGCTTGAGAGACACGCTACTATCACAATGCCTGTGCCCACGCCTGTTGCTTATCTTACGCGACCATCGTTATCACTTGGTCATTAA
- the CRK38 gene encoding cysteine-rich RLK (RECEPTOR-like protein kinase) 38 (cysteine-rich RLK (RECEPTOR-like protein kinase) 38 (CRK38); FUNCTIONS IN: kinase activity; INVOLVED IN: protein amino acid phosphorylation; LOCATED IN: endomembrane system; EXPRESSED IN: trichome, stamen; EXPRESSED DURING: 4 anthesis; CONTAINS InterPro DOMAIN/s: Protein kinase, ATP binding site (InterPro:IPR017441), Protein kinase, catalytic domain (InterPro:IPR000719), Protein of unknown function DUF26 (InterPro:IPR002902), Serine/threonine-protein kinase-like domain (InterPro:IPR017442), Protein kinase-like domain (InterPro:IPR011009), Serine/threonine-protein kinase, active site (InterPro:IPR008271); BEST Arabidopsis thaliana protein match is: cysteine-rich RLK (RECEPTOR-like protein kinase) 39 (TAIR:AT4G04540.1); Has 124024 Blast hits to 122575 proteins in 4576 species: Archae - 110; Bacteria - 14079; Metazoa - 45461; Fungi - 10821; Plants - 34799; Viruses - 466; Other Eukaryotes - 18288 (source: NCBI BLink).), with amino-acid sequence MKNSAAIFLTSSLILLLQTLHGVKAGFICVGSSFPTNSSYQKNRDSLFSTLSDKVTTNGGFYNASLDGVHVVGLCRRDYDRQGCINCVEESIRQIKTSCSNRVQSFHCNSDDRERVSCLVRTTDQSTYRILELGPATNDPSPVAIDTFAKNMTLFRQEWEAMVDRTLEAVTIDNSTTVLKYYGALKSEFSEFPNVYMMMQCTPDINSGACKRCLQASVTYFRDQNWGRQGGGICRPSCVFRWEFYPFYGAFANVTRVPAPPRALIPRTEAISITRLKGGIIAIFVVPIVINLLVFIGLIRAYTRIRKSYNGINEAQYDYGGQSKLRFDFRMILTATDDFSFENKIGQGGFGSVYKGKLPGGEEIAVKRLTRGSGQGEIEFRNEVLLLTRLQHRNLVKLLGFCNEGDEEILVYEFVPNSSLDHFIFDEEKRLLLTWDMRARIIEGVARGLVYLHEDSQLRIIHRDLKASNILLDAYMNPKVADFGMARLFNMDQTRAVTRKVVGTFGYMAPEYVRNRTFSVKTDVYSFGVVLLEMITGRSNKNYFEALGLPAYAWKCWVAGEAASIIDHVLSRSRSNEIMRFIHIGLLCVQENVSKRPTMSLVIQWLGSETIAIPLPTVAGFTNASYQAEHEAGTLSLNELSITELSPR; translated from the exons ATGAAGAACTCTGCTGCGATCTTCCTTACTTCTTCCCttattcttctccttcaaacCCTCCACGGAGTTAAAGCCGGTTTCATCTGCGTCGGAAGCTCCTTCCCCACCAACAGTAGCTACCAAAAAAACCGtgactctctcttctctactCTTTCTGATAAAGTCACCACAAACGGTGGATTCTACAATGCTTCACTCGATGGAGTTCACGTTGTTGGCCTCTGTAGAAGAGACTACGATCGGCAAGGTTGTATCAACTGCGTAGAAGAATCCATTCGACAGATTAAAACAAGTTGTTCTAATCGTGTTCAGTCGTTCCATTGCAATAGTGACGATAGAGAACGTGTTTCTTGTCTTGTACGTACCACGGATCAATCAACTTATCGGATACTCGAGCTTGGACCAGCTACGAATGACCCGAGTCCTGTTGCTATCGACACATTCGCAAAGAACATGACCCTTTTCCGCCAAGAATGGGAAGCAATGGTTGACCGGACGCTCGAGGCTGTAACCATTGACAATTCCACAACGGTTCTCAAGTATTACGGTGCTCTCAAATCAGAGTTCAGTGAGTTTccaaatgtatatatgatgatgCAATGCACACCCGACATAAATTCAGGCGCGTGCAAGAGATGTTTGCAAGCGTCCGTTACATATTTTAGAGACCAGAATTGGGGCAGACAAGGAGGCGGGATTTGTCGACCGAGCTGTGTTTTCAGGTGGGAGTTTTATCCCTTTTACGGCGCTTTTGCTAATGTAACAAGAGTTCCAGCGCCTCCTCGAGCTTTGATTCCTCGAACAGAAGCAATCTCCATCACTCGCTTGAAAG GAGGAATTATCGCAATATTTGTGGTTCCTATCGTCATTAATCTTCTCGTCTTTATCGGTCTGATCAGAGCATATACTCGAATAAGAAAATCGTACAACGGAATCAATG AGGCGCAATATGATTATGGTGGTCAGTCTAAGCTACGGTTCGATTTTCGCATGATCCTAACGGCAACCGATGATTTTTCCTTTGAAAATAAGATTGGCCAAGGTGGATTTGGATCTGTCTACAAG GGGAAATTACCGGGAGGGGAAGAGATAGCGGTAAAAAGATTAACAAGAGGCTCAGGACAAGGAGAGATAGAGTTTAGAAACGAGGTCTTACTCTTGACAAGACTCCAACATAGGAATCTAGTTAAGCTTCTTGGATTTTGTAATGAAGGCGATGAAGAGATTCTTGTTTACGAGTTTGTCCCCAATTCAAGCCTCGACCACTTCATATTTG ATGAAGAGAAGCGTTTGCTTCTAACGTGGGACATGAGAGCCAGAATTATAGAAGGCGTTGCGCGAGGTCTTGTTTATTTACACGAAGATTCTCAGCTGAGGATAATTCACCGAGACTTGAAAGCAAGCAATATCCTTTTAGATGCATATATGAACCCTAAAGTTGCAGACTTTGGGATGGCGAGGTTGTTCAACATGGACCAGACTCGAGCAGTGACAAGAAAAGTAGTTGGAACCTT tGGCTATATGGCTCCCGAGTACGTTAGGAACAGAACATTTTCAGTCAAGACAGACGTTTACAGCTTCGGAGTCGTGCTTCTCGAGATGATAACCGGTCGAAGTAACAAGAACTATTTCGAAGCCCTCGGGCTCCCTGCATAT GCATGGAAGTGTTGGGTTGCGGGCGAGGCAGCGAGTATCATCGATCATGTCCTCAGTAGGAGCCGAAGCAACGAAATCATGAGATTCATCCACATTGGTTTGTTGTGTGTTCAAGAGAATGTTTCAAAAAGACCAACCATGAGTTTGGTTATTCAATGGCTTGGAAGTGAGACTATCGCCATTCCTTTACCTACAGTTGCTGGTTTTACGAATGCATCGTATCAAGCTGAACATGAAGCTGGTACATTATCACTAAATGAGCTTTCAATCACCGAGTTAAGTCCTCGTTGA
- the CRK37 gene encoding cysteine-rich RLK (RECEPTOR-like protein kinase) 37, translating to MGKSCVVTSSFSLLLLFLQTLKYVHAGFICYGDFFNVNYGVSRTYLFSSLPSNVVSNGGFYNASFGRDSKNNRVHVVALCRRGYEKQACKTCLEHVIEDTKSKCPRQKESFSWVTDEFDDVSCSLRYTNHSTLGKLELLPNTINPNPNSIDSKFNNMAMFSQEWIAMVNRTLEAASTAENSSVLKYYSATRTEFTQISDVYALMQCVPDLSPGNCKRCLRECVNDFQKQFWGRQGGGVSRPSCYFRWDLYPYYRAFDNVVRVPAPPPQASSTIIDYGRDEKSFQGSNIAIIVVPSVINLIIFVVLIFSWKRKQSHTIINDVFDSNNGQSMLRFDLRMIVTATNNFSLENKLGQGGFGSVYKGILPSGQEIAVKRLRKGSGQGGMEFKNEVLLLTRLQHRNLVKLLGFCNEKDEEILVYEFVPNSSLDHFIFDEEKRRVLTWDVRYTIIEGVARGLLYLHEDSQLRIIHRDLKASNILLDAEMNPKVADFGMARLFDMDETRGQTSRVVGT from the exons ATGGGAAAGAGTTGTGTTGTGACTAGTTCCTTCtcgcttctccttctcttccttcaaaccctaaaatatgTTCATGCCGGTTTCATTTGCTACGGCGACTTTTTCAATGTTAACTACGGCGTCAGTCGAAcgtatctcttctcttctcttccttctaaCGTCGTTTCTAACGGCGGTTTCTACAACGCATCGTTTGGCAGAGATTCCAAAAACAACAGAGTCCACGTTGTTGCCTTATGCAGACGAGGCTACGAGAAGCAAGCTTGTAAGACATGTCTCGAACATGTGATTGAAGACACAAAATCCAAGTGTCCTCGCCAAAAAGAGTCTTTCTCGTGGGTCACTGATGAATTCGACGACGTTTCTTGCTCTCTACGTTACACCAACCACTCAACTCTTGGCAAACTCGAGCTCTTACCAAATACTattaaccctaaccctaacagTATAGATTCCAAATTCAACAACATGGCCATGTTCAGCCAAGAATGGATTGCAATGGTTAACCGGACACTCGAGGCTGCTTCCACCGCTGAGAATTCCTCAGTCCTTAAGTACTACAGCGCAACAAGAACAGAGTTCACACAAATTTCAGATGTTTACGCGTTGATGCAGTGCGTGCCTGATCTATCGCCAGGCAACTGCAAGAGATGTCTTAGAGAGTGTGTGAATGACTTTCAGAAGCAGTTTTGGGGAAGACAAGGAGGTGGGGTTAGTCGGCCTAGCTGTTATTTCCGGTGGGATCTTTATCCGTACTACAGAGCTTTTGACAATGTTGTAAGAGTTcctgctcctcctcctcaagCTTCTTCTACTATTATCGATTACGGGAGAGACGAGAAAAGTTTTCAAGGAAGCAACATAGCAATTATTGTGGTCCCTTCAGTCATCAATCTCATCATATTTGTGGTTCTAATATTCTCTTGGAAGAGAAAGCAGTCACACACCATAATCAATG AtgtttttgattcaaataatgGTCAATCTATGTTACGTTTTGATCTTCGAATGATTGTAACTGCAACCAATAACTTCTCTCTTGAAAATAAGCTTGGCCAAGGTGGATTTGGATCTGTCTACAAG GGAATATTACCAAGCGGGCAAGAGATAGCGGTAAAGAGATTAAGAAAAGGTTCAGGACAAGGAGGTATGGAGTTCAAGAACGAGGTCTTACTCTTGACAAGACTCCAACATAGGAATCTGGTTAAGCTTCTTGGGTTTTgtaatgaaaaagatgaagagattCTTGTCTACGAGTTTGTCCCCAATTCAAGCCTTGACCACTTCATATTCG ATGAAGAAAAACGCCGAGTTCTGACATGGGATGTGAGGTATACAATCATAGAAGGAGTTGCAAGAGGGCTTCTTTATCTCCATGAAGATTCTCAGTTGAGGATTATACACAGAGATTTGAAGGCAAGCAATATCCTTTTAGACGCGGAGATGAACCCTAAGGTTGCAGATTTTGGGATGGCAAGGCTGTTCGATATGGACGAGACTCGAGGACAGACAAGCAGAGTAGTTGGAACATAG